One Pseudorasbora parva isolate DD20220531a chromosome 4, ASM2467924v1, whole genome shotgun sequence genomic region harbors:
- the cacng3a gene encoding voltage-dependent calcium channel gamma-3 subunit: protein MKVCNRGMQMLLTTAGAFAAFSLMTIAVGTDYWLYSRGVCRTKSVNDNDTNRKNEEVLTHSGLWRQCCMEGTFKGVCKSIDHFPEDADYEQDAAEYLLRAVRASSLFPIMSVGLLFIGGVCVAASEFYKSRHNVILCAGIFFVSAGLSNIIGIIVYISSNAGDPNQSESKRSHWYGWSFYCGALSFIIAETVGVLTVHLFIDTHRVLRARSHRTLQSSTHSLQYRRSTSYRSRYRWRQGQNRSSDTRSREPSPARHGNDLRLYALGRGLPSTATHALAHNSLSAGQGFAHFHNSVIANNSFANRHVVTMQNSVKSLQHIQNSLSTEKGFEFTNAHGQNSVKPENGVMLSQNYKLNSVNPNKSPVHVQNSGNECPHMQNVVKEPSYVSQSGTGTRKTTPV, encoded by the exons ATGAAGGTGTGTAACCGTGGAATGCAGATGCTCCTCACCACGGCGGGGGCTTTCGCGGCCTTCAGTCTGATGACCATCGCGGTGGGCACCGACTACTGGTTGTACTCGCGTGGCGTCTGCAGAACCAAAAGTGTGAATGACAATGACACGAACCGAAAGAATGAAGAGGTACTGACGCACTCAGGGCTCTGGAGACAGTGCTGCATGGAAG GCACATTTAAGGGGGTTTGTAAGAGCATTGATCATTTCCCAGAGGACGCCGATTATGAACAAGATGCTGCGGAATATCTACTGC GTGCTGTGCGCGCCTCTAGTCTTTTCCCTATAATGAGTGTGGGACTGCTGTTCATTGGTGGAGTGTGTGTCGCCGCCAGCGAGTTCTACAAGAGCAGGCACAATGTCATCCTGTGTGCAGGCATCTTTTTCGTCTCAGCTg GTCTCAGTAACATCATTGGCATTATCGTGTACATCTCGTCCAACGCTGGCGACCCCAACCAGAGCGAGTCCAAGCGCAGTCACTGGTACGGCTGGAGCTTCTACTGCGGCGCTCTTTCCTTCATCATAGCAGAGACTGTTGGGGTCCTGACCGTGCACCTGTTCATCGATACGCACCGCGTGTTGAGAGCACGTTCACACCGAACACTCCAATCCAGCACACATTCCCTGCAGTATCGCCGCTCGACCAGCTACCGTTCCCGCTACCGCTGGAGGCAGGGTCAAAACCGCTCGTCTGACACCCGATCTCGTGAACCCTCCCCTGCCCGTCACGGGAACGACCTCAGGCTGTACGCCCTGGGACGCGGGCTTCCGTCCACAGCTACTCATGCGCTCGCACACAACTCCCTCAGCGCTGGCCAAGGATTTGCGCATTTTCATAACTCTGTCATTGCTAATAACAGCTTTGCAAATCGTCATGTTGTCACCATGCAGAACTCTGTGAAATCGCTTCAGCACATACAGAACTCTCTGAGCACTGAAAAAGGGTTTGAGTTTACAAATGCACATGGACAAAATTCAGTCAAGCCGGAAAATGGAGTCATGCTGTCCCAGAACTATAAACTCAACTCAGTAAATCCCAATAAAAGCCCAGTGCACGTGCAAAATTCTGGGAATGAATGTCCACACATGCAAAATGTTGTAAAAGAGCCCTCATATGTGTCTCAAAGTGGCACTGGGACAAGAAAAACAACTCCAGTGTGA